In one Sandaracinaceae bacterium genomic region, the following are encoded:
- a CDS encoding exodeoxyribonuclease V subunit gamma, producing MIRLHYSNRTEALLARFVAQLRAQRRRAHPLEPVQVIVPNRNMEAYLERGVSEALGVAANLRFARLERFVSAWLERALPDVRIMDRGAFESLLLALLHDDARLASDAMRDVRAYLDAGRDADARDVRRVQLARRLGLLFEAYGFARPELLDAFMRGQLGTQHPDFVSSARFQAALMAELVAPDAPRPVFAPRARYVPLMTALQQLQALPSAPSPLPEGLLFPAEDSLQPTLHVFGVSYVARVFQWLYAALGDVSELHLYVNNPCMEFWEDMPSESELRAARRLPSRRGPRASLADGVPPDGPLALHQTDDPPLLVAFGRPGREHVHLLNELTDADFEPCFVDPTAGAHAAGRVPTVLEALQRDILLRAPVAQGPEEGRGQPDRSLRFNACPSVRREVEVMAEEVWRAVRAASTTDAPIGFHDIAVLLPNEARHEYLPHIEAVFSEAHRIPYSVVDLALANTSRVVDACLALVELPLGRFARPELMALLTHPNLLAHLPEATSEQVRALVQQLGIFYGLDRSDLAGTYVDDDRLNWEQGLLRVALGEFMSVEPAATDDAPLPPEGLTLGDSTYLPAAADPTWARAFSLLLRGLIADARFARAQARPLREWASFFAGVWEGYVLPSNEAEQSELRSCLAVARGLLERDVRGLPVSYRVASMLVTESLSALSAARGDYLADGVVVSSFLPMRAIPFRHTFVLGLGEGAFPARDVHDTLDLRLEKRRVGDVRASERDKYMFLEVLLSARDVLHLSWVSREPYTGDPIAPSPTVRLLLDTLRRSYVREPEEGALVTTHALFRHEPLDPASAFPEAHMEAWLRALGKLGRAAQRAESSTDAQRVGGPQRGDAGGQAERGRDGACDGGDGARGGDGARGGDGRPAGDDEDPKEATHGDASALEDTLRALGGRLPKPVFERLTQELRTISLSEGWHLVTSAGASPNGASAGTEAAPRPATSGARATGPEPGANVTSVEDDDERPVTTLSLSRTHLARFLSDPQSGWAEALLGVSRDDDGEGEESVEDEPFEPPKLVEVTALREAFWEGTTHGSLEAAYDRTVGRMQGAGAWPVASLAVARRGDDLALLRAWHEQLARLAPDALPQRVRLGEALEDGDVTRVLPSLTLELDDPRDGQRRLRVLVRGRTEALFGQRGSLQLETSARPAAARARARREERAGLRAFLDHLLLTASGEEAPRHSVHVLYPDEPRDVALVLGGLSQETARAYLLDLVRDLLMGPHAYFAPPTPLLEALPEWGSRPPDAWRAALLKVRDDAGQRAYGSVPHAEEYPVPPVDELYAMYARRYDLYARLRAGEAA from the coding sequence GTGATCCGCCTGCACTACAGCAACCGCACCGAGGCTCTGTTGGCCCGCTTCGTGGCCCAGCTCCGTGCGCAACGGCGCCGCGCGCACCCCCTCGAGCCGGTCCAGGTCATCGTCCCCAACCGCAACATGGAGGCGTACCTGGAGCGCGGCGTCAGCGAGGCGCTGGGGGTCGCGGCCAACCTGCGCTTCGCGCGGCTAGAGCGGTTCGTCAGCGCCTGGCTGGAGCGCGCGCTGCCCGACGTGCGCATCATGGATCGCGGCGCGTTCGAGAGCTTGCTGCTGGCGCTCCTGCACGACGACGCGCGCCTCGCGAGCGACGCCATGCGTGACGTGCGCGCGTACCTCGACGCCGGCCGGGACGCGGACGCGCGCGACGTGCGGCGGGTGCAGCTGGCGCGTCGGCTGGGGCTACTCTTCGAGGCCTACGGCTTCGCGCGCCCGGAGCTCCTGGACGCATTCATGCGCGGGCAGCTCGGCACACAGCACCCGGACTTCGTGAGCAGCGCGCGTTTCCAAGCGGCCCTGATGGCCGAGCTGGTGGCGCCGGACGCACCCCGCCCGGTGTTCGCGCCGCGCGCCCGCTACGTCCCGCTGATGACGGCGCTGCAGCAGCTCCAGGCCTTGCCCTCCGCGCCCAGCCCGCTCCCCGAGGGCCTGCTCTTCCCCGCGGAGGACTCCCTCCAGCCCACGCTCCACGTCTTCGGGGTCAGCTATGTCGCGCGTGTGTTCCAGTGGCTGTACGCGGCCCTGGGCGACGTGTCCGAGCTGCACCTGTACGTGAACAACCCGTGCATGGAGTTCTGGGAGGACATGCCGAGCGAGTCCGAGCTGCGCGCCGCTCGTAGGCTTCCGTCGCGGCGCGGCCCCCGGGCCAGCCTCGCGGACGGCGTGCCACCCGATGGCCCGTTGGCGCTCCATCAGACCGACGACCCACCGCTGCTGGTGGCCTTTGGGCGGCCGGGGCGCGAGCACGTGCACCTGCTCAACGAGCTCACGGATGCCGACTTCGAGCCCTGCTTCGTGGATCCCACCGCGGGCGCCCACGCCGCGGGGCGCGTGCCCACCGTCCTCGAGGCGCTGCAGCGCGACATCCTGCTGCGCGCCCCGGTCGCGCAGGGGCCGGAGGAAGGGCGGGGCCAGCCGGACCGCTCGCTGCGCTTCAACGCCTGCCCGAGCGTGCGGCGCGAGGTCGAGGTCATGGCCGAGGAGGTCTGGCGCGCCGTCCGCGCCGCGAGCACCACCGACGCGCCCATCGGCTTCCACGACATCGCCGTCCTGCTCCCCAACGAAGCGCGCCACGAGTACCTCCCGCACATCGAGGCGGTCTTCTCGGAGGCTCACCGCATCCCCTACTCGGTGGTGGACCTGGCGCTGGCCAACACCAGCCGCGTGGTGGACGCCTGCCTGGCCCTGGTGGAGCTGCCCCTCGGTCGCTTCGCCCGCCCAGAGCTGATGGCGCTGCTCACGCACCCCAACCTGCTCGCCCACCTCCCGGAGGCCACCAGCGAACAGGTGCGCGCGCTGGTGCAGCAGCTGGGCATCTTCTACGGCCTGGACCGGTCCGACCTGGCGGGGACCTACGTGGACGATGATCGGCTCAACTGGGAGCAGGGGCTGCTGCGCGTGGCGCTGGGTGAGTTCATGAGCGTGGAGCCCGCCGCCACCGACGACGCACCGCTGCCCCCCGAAGGTCTCACGCTGGGCGACTCCACCTACCTGCCCGCCGCGGCCGACCCGACCTGGGCCAGGGCTTTTTCGCTCTTGCTGCGCGGGCTGATCGCCGACGCGCGCTTCGCGCGGGCCCAGGCGCGACCGCTGCGGGAGTGGGCCTCGTTCTTCGCCGGCGTGTGGGAGGGCTACGTCCTTCCATCGAACGAGGCGGAGCAGAGCGAGCTGCGCAGCTGTCTCGCGGTGGCCCGTGGCCTCTTGGAGCGCGACGTCCGTGGGCTGCCCGTGTCGTATCGGGTCGCGTCCATGCTGGTGACCGAGTCGCTCTCGGCCTTGAGCGCCGCGCGCGGCGACTACCTCGCGGACGGCGTGGTGGTTTCGTCGTTCCTGCCCATGCGCGCCATCCCCTTTCGGCACACCTTCGTGCTGGGCCTGGGCGAGGGGGCCTTCCCGGCGCGTGACGTGCACGACACGTTGGACCTGCGCCTCGAGAAGCGTCGCGTAGGGGACGTGCGCGCGAGCGAGCGCGACAAGTACATGTTCCTCGAGGTCCTGCTGAGCGCGCGCGACGTGCTGCACCTCTCGTGGGTGTCGCGCGAGCCCTACACGGGGGACCCCATCGCGCCCTCGCCCACCGTCAGGCTGCTCCTGGACACGCTGCGCCGAAGCTACGTGCGCGAGCCCGAGGAGGGCGCGCTGGTCACCACGCATGCGCTCTTTCGACACGAGCCGCTCGACCCGGCGAGCGCCTTCCCGGAGGCGCACATGGAGGCCTGGCTGCGCGCGCTGGGCAAGCTGGGGCGCGCCGCGCAGCGAGCCGAGAGCTCGACGGACGCGCAGCGCGTGGGCGGGCCCCAGCGCGGAGATGCAGGCGGCCAGGCCGAGCGCGGTCGTGACGGCGCGTGTGACGGCGGCGATGGCGCGCGCGGGGGTGATGGTGCGCGTGGGGGTGATGGGCGGCCTGCGGGCGACGACGAGGATCCCAAGGAGGCTACACATGGCGACGCGTCGGCTCTCGAGGACACGCTGCGCGCGCTCGGGGGGCGACTCCCCAAGCCGGTGTTCGAGCGCCTCACGCAGGAGCTGCGCACCATCTCGCTGTCCGAGGGTTGGCACCTGGTCACGTCGGCCGGCGCGTCTCCGAATGGCGCCTCGGCCGGCACCGAAGCCGCGCCACGTCCAGCCACCTCGGGAGCTCGGGCCACGGGCCCCGAGCCCGGCGCGAACGTCACCTCCGTGGAGGACGACGACGAGCGGCCGGTCACGACCCTCTCATTGTCGCGCACCCACCTCGCGCGCTTCTTGAGCGACCCGCAGAGCGGTTGGGCCGAGGCGCTGCTCGGCGTGAGCCGCGACGACGACGGCGAGGGTGAGGAGAGCGTGGAAGACGAGCCCTTCGAGCCTCCCAAGCTCGTCGAGGTGACCGCGCTGCGCGAGGCGTTCTGGGAGGGCACCACACACGGCTCCCTCGAGGCGGCCTACGACCGCACGGTGGGGCGCATGCAGGGGGCAGGGGCGTGGCCGGTCGCCTCCCTGGCCGTCGCCCGGCGGGGCGATGACCTCGCTCTGCTGAGGGCGTGGCACGAGCAGCTCGCCCGGCTGGCCCCCGACGCGCTACCACAGCGCGTGCGCCTGGGTGAGGCGCTCGAGGACGGTGACGTCACGCGCGTGCTGCCCAGCCTGACGCTCGAGCTGGACGACCCCCGCGACGGGCAGCGGCGCCTCCGCGTCCTGGTCCGTGGGCGCACCGAGGCGCTGTTCGGGCAGCGCGGCTCGCTGCAGCTCGAGACCTCCGCCCGACCGGCGGCGGCCCGCGCCCGCGCCCGGCGGGAGGAGCGCGCGGGGCTGCGGGCCTTCCTCGACCACCTGCTGCTCACGGCCAGCGGGGAAGAGGCCCCGCGTCACAGCGTGCACGTGCTGTATCCCGACGAGCCACGCGATGTCGCGCTGGTGCTGGGGGGGCTCTCCCAGGAGACCGCGCGCGCCTACCTGCTCGACCTCGTGCGCGACCTCCTCATGGGACCACACGCGTACTTCGCGCCCCCCACGCCGCTGCTCGAGGCGCTCCCGGAGTGGGGCTCGCGGCCTCCCGACGCGTGGCGAGCCGCGCTCCTGAAGGTGCGGGACGACGCCGGCCAGCGCGCTTATGGGAGCGTCCCTCACGCGGAGGAGTACCCCGTGCCGCCCGTCGACGAGCTGTACGCCATGTACGCGCGCCGCTACGACCTCTATGCGCGCCTCCGCGCGGGGGAGGCCGCGTGA
- a CDS encoding protein kinase, whose amino-acid sequence MASDNPTRRGLTREDLAETLALPATGMFEPDATIRPVGLRRSDRPVAGPRHKSKRVPFEGTGATLRLTEPLAEGGMGIISLGEQGALRREVAVKTLKPELRDPDSIDRLLTEARITGVVEHPNIVPIYALQADDEGTPLMVMKRIHGVSWRAMLRNDNHPGFPAEAQDRLAWHLRVLMDVCDAVHYAHSRGILHLDLKPDNVMIGGFRDVYLVDWGVAVSTRDHHRGWLPMADEVAEVVGTPSYMAPEMVDRRSSVLDERTDVYLLGAVLHEILTGRPPHQGGSVRDVLYAAYEARAPRFGPEVPAELAAIAARALEPRAELRFDSAEAFRSAVAAFLEHRTSAALADDAKLTLSRLRVSVARDRLRQETFENARAPVDAAMQREVMREFVECRFGFSRALKEWPDNERARAGLVEALLLMAEHQLSRGDATAASATLREVETSDPDERALIEALEQKVAQRLERQARLERIGYDQDPKYGRRDRALFVLIVSFVLGVFPVGGFIGLRMGWYEYATWHSFAFTGGLAATLIIGGALFRRRMMPNRAGRRFVVAMVVLCLLTLLNRVVALTLGHTEFRDVALDVFLFGTGAAMVGTLTDRRFLALAVAFTTCGLLIAMFPAYGMLLIGLAAWLGPGWTAWSWLRSAAREDDADDLPRRGNPSEYPAARNSRRP is encoded by the coding sequence ATGGCATCGGACAACCCCACCCGGCGCGGCCTCACTCGTGAGGACCTGGCGGAGACGCTCGCGCTCCCCGCCACCGGGATGTTCGAGCCGGACGCCACCATCCGGCCCGTGGGGCTGCGGCGCTCCGACCGCCCCGTGGCGGGGCCGCGCCACAAGTCGAAGCGTGTGCCTTTCGAGGGCACGGGCGCGACGCTGCGGCTGACCGAACCCCTCGCCGAGGGCGGCATGGGCATCATCTCGCTAGGCGAGCAAGGCGCGTTGCGTCGCGAGGTGGCGGTCAAGACGCTCAAGCCCGAGCTGCGCGACCCGGACTCCATCGACCGGCTGCTCACCGAGGCCCGCATCACGGGCGTGGTCGAGCACCCCAACATCGTGCCCATCTACGCGCTGCAGGCGGACGACGAGGGCACGCCGCTGATGGTCATGAAGCGCATCCACGGCGTGTCGTGGCGCGCGATGCTGCGCAACGACAACCACCCGGGCTTCCCGGCCGAGGCGCAGGATCGCTTGGCGTGGCACCTGCGGGTGCTCATGGACGTGTGCGATGCGGTGCACTACGCGCACAGCCGCGGCATCCTGCACTTGGACCTGAAGCCCGACAACGTCATGATCGGTGGCTTCCGCGACGTGTATCTCGTCGACTGGGGGGTGGCGGTGAGCACGCGCGACCACCACCGCGGTTGGCTGCCCATGGCCGACGAAGTGGCCGAGGTGGTCGGGACGCCCAGCTACATGGCCCCAGAGATGGTGGACCGCCGCAGCTCCGTGCTGGACGAGCGCACCGACGTCTACCTGCTGGGTGCGGTGCTGCACGAGATCCTCACGGGACGCCCGCCGCACCAAGGAGGGAGCGTGCGCGACGTGCTCTACGCCGCCTACGAAGCACGGGCGCCCCGGTTCGGCCCCGAAGTGCCTGCTGAGCTGGCCGCGATCGCGGCGCGTGCCCTCGAGCCACGGGCGGAGCTCCGCTTCGACAGCGCCGAGGCCTTCCGGTCGGCCGTGGCGGCGTTCCTCGAACATCGCACGTCTGCGGCTCTGGCCGACGACGCCAAGCTCACCCTTTCGCGCTTGCGCGTGTCCGTGGCCCGCGACCGTCTACGCCAGGAGACGTTCGAGAACGCGCGCGCACCCGTGGATGCTGCCATGCAGCGCGAGGTCATGCGTGAGTTCGTCGAGTGTCGCTTCGGCTTCTCGCGGGCGCTCAAGGAGTGGCCAGACAACGAGCGCGCGCGCGCTGGATTGGTGGAAGCGCTGCTGCTGATGGCGGAGCACCAGCTTTCGCGAGGCGATGCCACCGCTGCGTCCGCGACGCTGCGCGAAGTGGAGACGAGCGATCCGGACGAACGCGCGCTGATCGAGGCTCTCGAGCAGAAGGTGGCGCAGCGGCTCGAGCGGCAGGCGCGCCTCGAGCGCATCGGCTACGACCAGGACCCCAAGTACGGGCGACGAGACAGAGCGCTGTTCGTGTTGATCGTGTCGTTCGTGCTCGGCGTGTTCCCAGTGGGCGGGTTCATCGGCCTGCGCATGGGCTGGTACGAGTACGCGACCTGGCATTCGTTCGCCTTCACCGGCGGGCTCGCCGCGACGCTGATCATCGGCGGCGCGCTGTTCCGGCGCCGCATGATGCCCAACCGGGCAGGGCGGCGCTTCGTCGTGGCCATGGTGGTGCTGTGCCTGCTGACGCTGCTGAACCGGGTCGTGGCGCTGACGCTCGGGCACACGGAGTTTCGCGACGTGGCCCTCGACGTGTTCTTGTTCGGCACGGGCGCGGCCATGGTGGGCACCCTCACGGATCGACGCTTCCTCGCGCTGGCGGTGGCGTTTACCACGTGTGGCTTGCTGATCGCGATGTTCCCGGCGTACGGCATGTTGCTGATCGGGCTCGCGGCCTGGCTCGGGCCCGGATGGACGGCGTGGTCGTGGTTGCGTAGCGCGGCGCGCGAGGACGACGCGGACGACTTGCCACGACGGGGCAACCCTTCCGAGTATCCCGCCGCGCGCAACTCCCGTCGTCCGTGA
- a CDS encoding serine/threonine protein kinase produces the protein MSISVDRLLDSVDTLDELDLEEMEPTRVMSSFEDGFFFADRFKVDEVLGSGGMGTVYDARDMQTGHRVALKVLKKTKASGESEERFRREAEILASIHHPGIVGIHGFGAAPDGTLWLAMEYLKGHTLREHVANHGPMNPAELCPVITATCAALTETHARGIIHRDLKPDNIFLTSARPPQVKILDFGLSLSLSSKKLTATGTVIGTPRYMAPEQIKSAHAAGAPADVYALGVIAYECLAGQSPFAASDHGQLLGAILTGRTQPLADLCPDYPEALAECLRRAMHPDVAQRYATPEEFAVDFADAASIYAAVAATPAPAAVSGKPTVRMPIPAAEVDDPGRRSSSPRFSSPDGYAAAAEPSGKGARGKGGALVPSKAKEQPLHVPTWMIPLVVLGGAAIMAVGAAIAYWWMR, from the coding sequence GTGTCCATCAGCGTCGACAGATTGCTGGACAGCGTCGATACGCTGGATGAGCTCGACCTCGAGGAGATGGAGCCCACGCGCGTCATGTCGTCGTTCGAGGACGGCTTTTTCTTCGCGGACCGCTTCAAGGTGGACGAGGTGCTGGGCAGCGGCGGCATGGGCACGGTCTACGACGCCCGGGACATGCAGACGGGGCACCGCGTGGCGCTCAAGGTCCTCAAGAAGACCAAGGCGTCAGGCGAGTCCGAGGAGCGCTTCCGGCGCGAGGCCGAGATCCTGGCCTCCATCCACCACCCAGGCATCGTAGGCATCCACGGCTTTGGTGCTGCACCCGACGGAACGCTGTGGCTGGCGATGGAGTACCTGAAGGGGCACACGCTGCGCGAGCACGTGGCCAATCACGGGCCGATGAACCCTGCGGAGCTGTGCCCCGTCATCACCGCCACGTGCGCCGCCCTCACTGAGACGCACGCCCGTGGGATCATCCACCGGGACCTCAAGCCGGACAACATCTTCCTGACCTCTGCGCGCCCGCCACAGGTGAAGATCCTCGACTTCGGCCTGTCGCTGTCACTCAGCAGCAAGAAGCTCACCGCCACGGGGACGGTCATTGGCACGCCGCGCTACATGGCGCCCGAGCAGATCAAGAGCGCCCACGCGGCGGGCGCTCCGGCCGACGTGTACGCGCTGGGGGTCATCGCCTACGAGTGCCTGGCCGGTCAGTCGCCCTTCGCAGCCAGCGACCACGGCCAGCTGCTGGGGGCGATCCTGACGGGCCGCACCCAGCCGCTGGCGGACCTGTGTCCCGACTACCCCGAGGCGCTCGCGGAGTGCCTGCGGCGCGCCATGCACCCCGACGTCGCGCAGCGCTACGCCACGCCCGAGGAGTTCGCCGTGGACTTCGCGGACGCGGCGTCCATCTATGCGGCCGTCGCGGCCACGCCAGCGCCCGCTGCAGTCAGCGGCAAGCCCACGGTGCGCATGCCCATCCCCGCGGCGGAGGTCGACGACCCCGGCCGGCGCTCCAGCAGCCCGCGCTTCTCGTCACCTGACGGCTATGCGGCCGCCGCGGAGCCGAGCGGCAAGGGCGCCCGCGGGAAGGGCGGGGCGCTGGTGCCAAGCAAGGCGAAAGAGCAGCCCCTCCACGTGCCCACGTGGATGATCCCCCTCGTGGTCCTGGGCGGGGCGGCCATCATGGCGGTCGGCGCGGCCATCGCCTACTGGTGGATGCGCTGA